A genome region from Geobacter pickeringii includes the following:
- a CDS encoding hypoxanthine-guanine phosphoribosyltransferase has product MSVTLDEVRQVYAEADCLFAAAEVDEAIDRMAQAITGRLAEANPILFCVMNGGLIVTGKLLPKLEFPLEAEYLHATRYGHKLYGTVLDWKVRPARDLRDRTVLVVDDILDEGATLGAIVDWCREQGAREVLTAVLVDKKHDRKSRPDLIPEFVGLETPDRYLFGYGMDYKGYWRNAPGIFALKGY; this is encoded by the coding sequence ATGTCCGTCACGCTGGATGAAGTCCGTCAGGTCTATGCCGAGGCCGATTGCCTCTTTGCCGCCGCCGAGGTGGATGAGGCCATCGACCGGATGGCGCAGGCGATTACCGGCCGCCTGGCCGAGGCCAACCCCATTCTCTTCTGCGTCATGAACGGGGGGCTGATCGTCACCGGCAAGCTCCTGCCGAAGCTGGAGTTCCCCCTGGAGGCCGAGTACCTCCACGCCACCCGGTACGGCCACAAGCTCTACGGGACGGTCCTCGACTGGAAGGTGCGCCCGGCCCGCGACCTGCGCGACCGCACGGTGCTCGTCGTCGACGACATCCTCGACGAGGGGGCGACCCTCGGAGCCATCGTCGACTGGTGCCGCGAGCAGGGGGCGCGGGAGGTCCTGACCGCCGTGCTGGTGGACAAGAAGCACGACCGCAAGTCCCGGCCCGATCTCATCCCGGAATTCGTGGGGCTGGAGACGCCGGACCGCTATCTCTTCGGTTACGGGATGGACTACAAGGGGTACTGGCGGAATGCGCCGGGGATCTTCGCGCTGAAGGGATACTGA
- a CDS encoding NCS2 family permease, giving the protein MKRFFKFDQHHTSYRRETVAGITTFLTMAYIIIVNPAILEAAGIPRGPSTTATIVAAVFGTVMMALYANRPFAIAPYMSENAFIAFTVVKVLGYTWQTALGAVFVAGILFTVLTVFKVRSWLAEAIPLSLKCAFAVGIGLFLTFIGLNETGLVTLGVPGAPVKMGNIASPSVLLAVFGYLLTVFLMTRRIRGAIVIGIVATTVLSIACGVTPMPKEFVSLPPDPTPIVGQLSIANALDFRFFPVVLTIFIMAFLDTVGTLIGLSMRADLLDEAGNLPEIEKPMLADALATTVAPLLGTTTTGAYIESAAGIEEGGRTGFTALVVAGLFLLSLFFSPLFTIVPPHAYGIALIVIGSFMVEPIKRIDFDDFTELVPAFLTIVLMIFTYNIGVGMSTGLLTYPLLKAAAGRGREVSAGMWVLALLAMSLFIFFPKM; this is encoded by the coding sequence ATGAAGCGATTTTTCAAGTTCGACCAGCACCACACCTCCTACCGCCGCGAGACCGTCGCCGGAATCACCACCTTCCTGACCATGGCCTACATCATCATCGTCAACCCGGCGATCCTGGAGGCGGCGGGGATCCCCCGGGGCCCCTCCACCACGGCGACCATCGTGGCGGCGGTCTTCGGCACGGTGATGATGGCGCTCTACGCCAACCGCCCCTTCGCCATCGCCCCGTACATGAGCGAGAACGCCTTCATCGCCTTCACGGTGGTGAAGGTCCTCGGCTACACCTGGCAGACGGCCCTGGGGGCGGTCTTCGTGGCCGGCATCCTCTTTACGGTGCTCACCGTCTTCAAGGTGCGGAGCTGGCTTGCCGAGGCGATCCCCCTCTCGCTCAAGTGCGCCTTCGCCGTCGGCATCGGGCTCTTCCTCACCTTCATCGGCCTCAATGAGACCGGACTCGTCACCCTCGGCGTTCCCGGGGCGCCGGTGAAGATGGGGAACATCGCCTCGCCGTCGGTGCTCCTGGCGGTCTTCGGCTACCTCCTCACCGTCTTCCTCATGACGCGGCGGATCCGCGGCGCCATCGTCATCGGCATTGTCGCCACCACCGTCCTCTCCATCGCCTGCGGCGTGACGCCGATGCCGAAGGAGTTCGTGAGTCTCCCCCCCGACCCGACCCCCATCGTCGGGCAACTCTCCATCGCCAATGCCCTCGACTTCCGCTTCTTCCCGGTGGTCCTCACCATCTTCATCATGGCGTTCCTCGATACGGTGGGGACCCTCATCGGCCTCTCCATGCGGGCCGACCTCCTGGACGAGGCGGGGAACCTGCCGGAGATCGAGAAGCCGATGCTGGCCGATGCCCTGGCCACCACCGTGGCGCCGCTTCTGGGGACCACCACCACCGGCGCCTACATCGAATCGGCCGCCGGCATCGAGGAAGGGGGGCGCACCGGCTTCACCGCCCTGGTCGTGGCGGGGCTTTTCCTGCTGTCGCTCTTCTTCTCGCCACTCTTCACCATCGTTCCCCCCCACGCCTACGGCATCGCCCTCATCGTCATCGGCTCCTTCATGGTCGAGCCGATCAAGCGGATCGATTTCGACGACTTCACCGAGCTCGTCCCCGCCTTCCTCACCATCGTCCTGATGATCTTCACCTACAACATCGGGGTCGGCATGTCCACGGGGCTCCTGACCTATCCCCTCCTCAAGGCGGCGGCCGGCCGCGGACGCGAGGTCTCCGCCGGCATGTGGGTGCTGGCGCTGCTGGCGATGTCGCTCTTCATCTTCTTCCCCAAGATGTAA